The genomic segment GAGCAGCAGGAGTCACAATCGTTCCTGTTGGTGGCTTTTCTGCTTGCCGCCTTTCTGATCGCGTTCATCCTGATCACGCAGTTCGACTCGGTCACCAAGCCGCTGATCATCATCAGCTCGGTGGTGATGTCCACCGTCGGCGTCCTGCTCGGGCTGGTGCTGTTCAGCATGCCGTTCGTGGTGGTGATGACCGGTGTCGGCGTGATCAGCCTCGCCGGGGTGGTGGTAAACAACGCCATCGTCCTGATCGACTACATCGACATCCTGCGCCGGCGTGACGGCCTCACCGCTCGGGAGGCGATCGTGCGTGGCGGCGTGACCCGGTTCCGGCCGGTCATCCTCACCGCGATCACCACCATTCTCGGCCTGGTGCCGCTGGCGATCGGGCTCAATTTCGACTTCTTCGGCCTCTACACCGACCTCGATCCGGAATTCTATTGGGGCGGCGAGCAGGCCGCCTGGTGGAGCCCGATGGCGATCGCGGTGATCTGCGGGCTGGCCTTCGCCACCTTTCTGACCCTGCTCCTGGTGCCGGTGATGTATTCCCTGTTCGACGATCTCGATCGCTGGGCGAGGCGCGTGTTCGTGGCGCGCGAGCGAGGCGCGGCTCCGGTGGCGGCGCGCCCGGCAGCCGTGGCGCCGGCTCCCGCCGCGGCACCGCGATCCGCCGCGGCATCGCCACAGGCCGTGGCGCCGATCGGCCCGCAGGGGGCGATCGCGCGGGCCCGTCCGAGAATGCGGGACTGACCTTCGACGCCGGCCTGCCCGCGGGCGGATAGGCAGGCGCCGTCGCGATGAGGTAACCTGCGCCGACATGTCCGACGAAACCGCATCCGGCGCCGCCAGCGGCGGCGATACCATCAGCATCGACGAATTCGCACGCGTGCAGTTGCGCGTGGCCGAGGTCACCGCCGCCGAACGAGTACCCAAGACCGACAAGCTGCTGTGTCTGACCCTGCGCCTCGGCGACAGCGAGCGCACCGTCGTGTCCGGCATCGCCGAGTATTTCGACGCGCAGGAACTGGTCGGCCGGAAGCTGATCGTGGTGGCCAACCTGAAGCCGGCCAAGCTGCGCGGCATCGTGTCCGAAGGAATGATCCTGGCCGCGGAGGACGACTCCGGCCGGCTTGCCCTGGCCGAGGTGCCGGGCGACTTCCCGTCGGGCAGCACGGTCCGCTAGGCGACACCGTGGCCGGTCCCGTTCGTATCGTAATCGTCGGCGTCGGGCGCGGGCGCTCGCACCTGCGCAGCGTG from the Spirochaetaceae bacterium genome contains:
- the metG gene encoding methionine--tRNA ligase subunit beta; this translates as MGRRRRDEVTCADMSDETASGAASGGDTISIDEFARVQLRVAEVTAAERVPKTDKLLCLTLRLGDSERTVVSGIAEYFDAQELVGRKLIVVANLKPAKLRGIVSEGMILAAEDDSGRLALAEVPGDFPSGSTVR